The stretch of DNA CTGCCACGCCCTGCGCCCGCAGCCCCTCTATGATCTCGCGTACTTCCACGCGCCCAATCGGGTCGAGGGCGCTGGTGGGTTCATCGAGAAAGACCAGTTGGGGCCGCGCCAGAATGGCCCCCGCCAACCCCGCCCGCTGCAACATCCCCTTGGAATAGCCGCCCAGCGACTCGGTGCCGCGTCCGCCGAGGCCCACCGTTTCCAGCACCTGCGGAATGCGGGCGCGAAGTTCATCGGCCCGCAGGCCCGCCAGCCGTCCATGAAAACGCAGGAATTCTTCGGCGGTCATCCACGTCTGAAAGCGGAATTGTTCGGGCAGAAAGCCGAGGCGGGAACGCACGGCGGGGTCGGAAGGATGGCCGCCCAGCACGCGCACTTCGCCGCCGCTGGGGTGTACCAGGCCCAGCAACATCTTGACGGTGGTGCTTTTTCCCGCACCGTTGGGGCCGAGGAATCCGAACACTTCGCCGGGTTGCACGGTCAGCGTGAGGCCGTCCACGACTGCTCGCCCCCGGTACACTTTCTGAAGTTCCCGCGTCTCTATGGCCGCTGTTGAGGAGGTGGCCCGCTGCTGCGTCATCTGGTCAGCATAGGGCGTGGGGCGGCGCAAGGAGAGCGGCGAAAGTTGCAGACTGGACGCTGGGCCCGCCGACAGAAAAACCCGGCCTGCCCCCAGAGCAGGTCGGGCAGATTGACAGCTGTATCAGCGCGTCAGTATTGCTTCGATCTTGCTGTTCACGTCTTCGCTGAGGCGCACTCCGGCGGCCTTCACGGTGTCCTCGATCTGGCTGACTTTGGTGGCCCCGGTAATCACGCTGCTGACGCCGGGTTGGCGCAGAATCCAGGCCAGCGCCAGTTGCGCCCGCGTGATGCCCAGATCGTCGGCCACAGGCTTCAGATCGCGCACCTTCTGAATATTTTCATCGGTCAGGAAGTTCTTGCCCCAGTTCTCGTTTTCGGTCAGGCGTGCGCCTTCGGGCTTGCCTTCGTCGTATTTGCCGGTCAGCAGGCCCATCGCCAGCGGACTCCAGACCACCAGGCCCACGCCCGCATCCTGGGTATAGGGCAAAATTTCTTTTTCCACACGCTCGCGGCGCAGCATGGAGTATTCGGGTTGCTCGGTCACGGGGGCGTGCAGGCCGTGTGCGCGGGCAAATTCTACGGCCTGTGCAATGCGGGCGGCGGGCCACATGGAGGTTCCCCAGTACATGGCGCGGCCCGAACGCACGACCTGATCAAACGCCATCACGATTTCTTCCATCGGCACACTTTCGTCGTAGCGGTGGGCAAAATAGATATCGAGATAATCGGTGCCTAGGCGCTTCAGGCTCTTGTCGATGCTCTCTAGCACGTGCTTTCTGCTGAGGCCGCGGTCATTCACGTCGTCGCTCATGGGCCAGAACACCTTGCTGGAAATGACCAGCGTATGCCGGGGCAACTCGCGCAGGACCGCGCCCATCATCTCTTCGGACTTGCCCCGCGCGTACACGTCGGCCTGATCGAAGAAATTCACGCCTTCCTCGTAGGCTTTCATCACGATGTCGCGCACCAGTTGCTCTTCGTTCACGCTGCGCCCGTAGGTTTCCCAGCCGCCCAGCGCCACTTCACTGACTTTCAAGCCACTCTTGCCCAGGTTCCGGTATTCCATTCGGGTACTTTACCTAATAAAGCAGGATGCAGCGCAAAGAAGAAAATTGTGGAAAGGTTAACGCCCCGACTTCCAGGTGTTGGCGCGAATGCCCTGCGCCGCCAGTTCCGCCGTCTGGGTGATGCGTTTAGCCCGTGTAAGTGCGGTTTTGGCCTGCACGATCCACTGCAAGATGCCCTTCTTGGCGCTGGCGGGGAAGGCGTTCCAGCCGTCTAGCGCACCGGTAATCGCGTCTAAAGCTGCCTTCAAGTCATCCGGCACTTCCAGAGCTTCCACACTGTCCAGCAGCGTCCACGAGCCGTCCGCTCTGGCCGCGTCTATCCGCGCTTGCCCCGCCGCCGTCATCTGGCCCGCCGCCGAGAGGCGTTCTATATGCCCTTTATTGACCGCGCTCCAGCCACTCCCGGCCTTGCGCGGCGTGAAATATAGCAGCGAGCGCGTGTCGTCCAGCTTGCGCCCCACACTGTCTATCCAGCCAAAACACAGGGCTTCCTGTACAGCTTCGGCCCAGGTCAGGTTGGGCAGGGGCGCGGCCTTTTTGCGCAGCACCAGCCACACGCCCCGCGCTGAGGAGTGATGCTGGCTCAGCCACGCCCGCCACTCGGCGCGGTTCTCCGGCTCGAATTCTATGGGCATGGCTGGAGGCACGAACTCAGGATGACAGAAGGGCCAGAATTCTACATCCTGTCCGGCTCAAAGCTGCGGCTTGACCACATCCCGGTACCAGTTGCCCCAGTGCGGCTTTCTGCCGTCTAGGTCGGCAAATCCGTATTCATCCATCAGTGTCCAGGAAGCCAAAGCCCCAGCGTTGAAGCGGTGCTTTTCGGGGTCAGCCGCCAGCGCCGCTACGCCCCGGCCCACCAGATGCGGGGTTTCGGACTCGGCAAAGTGGGGTTCCTGTTTCACGGCTTCCTGCCAGGTGTCTTCCGTCACGCCAAAATGGGTCAGCATTTCCTCACTCCGCAGAAATCCGGGCGTCACGGAAACGCTGGTGATGGCGCGGGGATCGTCTTCGAGTTCGCTGGCCCAGTTCTGAACAAGCCGCATCACGCCCGTTTTGGCGAGATCATAGAAGAAGCTGCCCCGATAATACCAGCCGTCGCCGTCGGTGATTTCGGCAATCAGGCCACCCGCCCGCAACAGCGGCAATCCTGCATGGCCCGTGATGATGTGCGTCCAGATGGCCCGTTCCAGCATCAGTCGGCCCCTATTCAGGTCGAGTTCCCAGACCTTTTTGCCCCATTCCATCAGCGATTCGCCGCCCCAAATGTCGTTGATCAGGATGTCGAGGCCACCGTATTCCGCCTGAACCCGTGTCATCAGGGCCGCCACCTGCGCCGCGTCGCTGTGATCGCAGCGCCACGCCCACGCCGCCCGCCGCTGTGACCAACTCGGCGGTGTCCTCAATCGTTTCCGGGCGATTCAAGTCGCTTTGGCTGGCGCGGGTGCTGCGGCCCGTGCAAATTACGGTGGCCCCCAGTGCGCCCAATTCGGTGGCAATACCGCGCCCCGCACCGCGTGTGGCTCCGGCAATCAAGGCTATTTTTCCGGTCAGGGGAAGGGATGTGGTGGGCATGCCAACAGGGTAACTGGGGAGGGAAGTAAAGTCTGGGCCGCCGCTCAAAGTTCCAGAATCAACCCGCCCGCCGTCAATCCCGCCCCGGTGCCCACCAACAACAGCGTGTCGCCTTCCCCGGCCCGCCCGGAACTCAGCGCCTGATGCAGCGTGAGGGGCAAACTCGCGGCAATCACGTTGCCCAGAGTGGGCAGGGTCACTTCTACCCGGTCTGCGGGCCAGCCGTAGCGGCGCAGCAAATCCAGCCCGACTTTGCTGGCCTGATGCGGCACAACGCGGGAAATGCCTACCAAACCAGTGCTGAGGCCGGGGCGCAGGCGCTCCAGAAAGGCAGGGACGACGCGGCTGGCAAGTTTCAGTACGCCGAGGCCCTGCATGTCGAACAGGTATTCCTCGGGCTGCACGGCGGGATTGCGGGGATGACGCAGGGTGCCGCCGCCCCGGATACGGGTATGCTCCGCGCCTTCCGGATAGGTTTCTATGCGGGCCGCGTGCAGGCCCTGGCCGGGGCGCACCGCTGGCCCCAGCACCACCGCCGCCGCGCCGTCACCGATCAGCAGCGCACTTTCGGGCTGGGCCATATTCAGGCCCACGCTGCCGCCCTCTGTACTGATGATCAGCACCCGCGCCGCCTGACCGGACGCAATAAGCAACGAGGCGTGCTGAAGCGCCAGCAAAAAGCTGAGGCAGGTGCCGTGAATGCTATAGGCCGCCTTGCCGCTCAGTCCCAGTTCGCGGGCCAGCAGCGCCCCACCATCAGGAATCGGCTGGGCCTGAGAACCGCTGGCATTCAGCAGCACGTCTATATCGCCGAGTTCCAGATTCGCCCTTGCCAGCGCATTCCGTGCTGCCTCGGCTCCCAGCGTCAGCGCCGTTTCGGTGCCCGACAGCCAGCGGCGTTCGCGCACCCCTGTGCGGGCTTCGGCGGCCTCGGCGGTCAGACCACACAGCGCGGCAACCTCGGCAGTAGGCACGACTCGGCTGGGCAAGGCCTGGCCCGTGCCCAAAATTCGGACGGGGAGAATGGAGGGGCTGGGACCGGGCACTGTCATGGGATGACCTCTGGGACAGGAGAAGACTGGGAAAACGTGCGGCGCAGCACCCGGCGGCGTTTGGTTCCCGGCGGCGCGGGCAGCAGGGGGCCGAAGCACAGACGAACGCCCCCAGCATCGGCTCCGGCGCGTGCCAAAGCCGCCTTAACCTCGGCAGCGGCGGCAGTGCGGGTACTGGGCAAATCGGGGTCGAGCAGCAGCCAGAGCGTATCAGAGGCGGTTTGTTCGGCGCGGTACTCTTGCAGGCCCGGCACGCGGTTCAGGGCGGCGCGGAGAAAGTCGGGCCACATGGTTAGGGGCTGCCCCGAAGCAGCAGCAAACAGCAACGCATCGTCCTGCCGCCCCTCTATCCGGGCCACCCGCCGCGCCACGCTGCCACAGGAGCAGGGCGTGGCGTCTAACTGCAAAATGTCGTCCAGGCGGTGCCGAATCATGGGCTGCACCCAGCGGCGCAAATCGGTGATGATGGGCCGCCAGCGTCCGTCGCCCAGCGCCTCCAGATCAAAGTGGACATGGGCCTCGTTCAGGTGCAGGCTTCCGTGCGGGCAGGGCAGGGCCAGCAGCCCCTCGGTGGCCTGATACACCTGTACCACCGGGCCAAATCCAGCGTTCAGCGCGGCGCGGTC from Deinococcus sp. QL22 encodes:
- a CDS encoding short-chain dehydrogenase, producing the protein MTRVQAEYGGLDILINDIWGGESLMEWGKKVWELDLNRGRLMLERAIWTHIITGHAGLPLLRAGGLIAEITDGDGWYYRGSFFYDLAKTGVMRLVQNWASELEDDPRAITSVSVTPGFLRSEEMLTHFGVTEDTWQEAVKQEPHFAESETPHLVGRGVAALAADPEKHRFNAGALASWTLMDEYGFADLDGRKPHWGNWYRDVVKPQL
- a CDS encoding YdeI family protein, translated to MPPAMPIEFEPENRAEWRAWLSQHHSSARGVWLVLRKKAAPLPNLTWAEAVQEALCFGWIDSVGRKLDDTRSLLYFTPRKAGSGWSAVNKGHIERLSAAGQMTAAGQARIDAARADGSWTLLDSVEALEVPDDLKAALDAITGALDGWNAFPASAKKGILQWIVQAKTALTRAKRITQTAELAAQGIRANTWKSGR
- a CDS encoding ABC transporter ATP-binding protein yields the protein MTQQRATSSTAAIETRELQKVYRGRAVVDGLTLTVQPGEVFGFLGPNGAGKSTTVKMLLGLVHPSGGEVRVLGGHPSDPAVRSRLGFLPEQFRFQTWMTAEEFLRFHGRLAGLRADELRARIPQVLETVGLGGRGTESLGGYSKGMLQRAGLAGAILARPQLVFLDEPTSALDPIGRVEVREIIEGLRAQGVAVFLNSHLLSEVEQVCDRVAFVKAGRVLRQGSMRELMGDVLPVGVRVDRLTPPLLEALARIGEVRHTDTQNPEHTDIELWVQRREDVPALADAVHAHGVRLYALTPRQPDLETMFLELMEDAPETAARRKEAAHV
- a CDS encoding aldo/keto reductase family protein, which gives rise to MEYRNLGKSGLKVSEVALGGWETYGRSVNEEQLVRDIVMKAYEEGVNFFDQADVYARGKSEEMMGAVLRELPRHTLVISSKVFWPMSDDVNDRGLSRKHVLESIDKSLKRLGTDYLDIYFAHRYDESVPMEEIVMAFDQVVRSGRAMYWGTSMWPAARIAQAVEFARAHGLHAPVTEQPEYSMLRRERVEKEILPYTQDAGVGLVVWSPLAMGLLTGKYDEGKPEGARLTENENWGKNFLTDENIQKVRDLKPVADDLGITRAQLALAWILRQPGVSSVITGATKVSQIEDTVKAAGVRLSEDVNSKIEAILTR
- a CDS encoding 3-oxoacyl-[acyl-carrier-protein] synthase III C-terminal domain-containing protein; this translates as MTVPGPSPSILPVRILGTGQALPSRVVPTAEVAALCGLTAEAAEARTGVRERRWLSGTETALTLGAEAARNALARANLELGDIDVLLNASGSQAQPIPDGGALLARELGLSGKAAYSIHGTCLSFLLALQHASLLIASGQAARVLIISTEGGSVGLNMAQPESALLIGDGAAAVVLGPAVRPGQGLHAARIETYPEGAEHTRIRGGGTLRHPRNPAVQPEEYLFDMQGLGVLKLASRVVPAFLERLRPGLSTGLVGISRVVPHQASKVGLDLLRRYGWPADRVEVTLPTLGNVIAASLPLTLHQALSSGRAGEGDTLLLVGTGAGLTAGGLILEL